The following are encoded together in the Tripterygium wilfordii isolate XIE 37 chromosome 3, ASM1340144v1, whole genome shotgun sequence genome:
- the LOC119988655 gene encoding uncharacterized protein LOC119988655, which produces MKSAPRRTQAPNVPLTTVSQETQSIVVNTGGDGLDDDSDEVLDAFMESLEQNDVGIDGVDVIDGVGEELDAEGSDKGEGEGNGSSDDDPDFKVVYESDNEDILLYESDSEDILLANICLFWTMKKYVKAVNYVYFGTLI; this is translated from the coding sequence ATGAAATCTGCACCCAGGAGAACACAAGCCCCTAATGTCCCACTCACTACTGTGAGTCAGGAGACTCAATCAATTGTTGTGAATACTGGTGGTGATGGTCTTGATGATGATTCTGATGAGGTATTAGATGCATTCATGGAGAGTTTAGAACAAAATGATGTTGGCATAGATGGTGTTGATGTTATAGATGGGGTAGGGGAAGAGTTAGATGCAGAAGGCAGTGATAAGGGTGAAGGAGAAGGGAATGGATCATCTGATGATGATCCAGACTTCAAGGTGGTTTATGAATCAGATAATGAGGATATTTTGTTGTATGAGTCTGATAGTGAGGATATTTTGTTGGCTAACATCTGcctattttggacaatgaagaAGTATGTAAAAGCTGTTAATTATGTCTATTTTGGAACACTAATATGA